TCGTGCGTACAGTGGCGTGACCGCCGCCGTGGAAAGCACATATGCCGCGCTCATCACGCCTGCGATCGTCCAATTGTCATACAAATGGTTGAGTGCGAGGATAATGCCAAGGCTCATCATCGACATCGGCAGTCGCGCCAAGGCTCCGGAAGCACAGAACGCTTTGGTTCCCGGAATGGAGAACAGTACGGAATATGGCGACTTCGGGATTTCGGTTGCGCTGGTGGCAGCCATGATTATCGCTCCTTAACTTTCGTTGCGTCCGGCACGTGTGCCCGCCCACACATGCTGCACGAGGGTAGCGGCGCTCCTCCACAACGCTGCCCATAGTGCGTTACCCTACGGGCAGGCTGGAAAGCGCCGCACGTTCGGCGCACCAGCACTAGTCGTTGTCGGATTGTTCCGGAATTCCGTAGCTCAACTCGGCAAGGATCTCTTCTTCTGTTTTGTCGGCGGCATTGAGCTGTCGATCGCCCTCAATGGGTTCACTCAGATAGTAGAGGCAGGCGTCGATAGCGGTGAGCGGTACGCCCTCCATTGCCGACAGCAAGATACGATACATATCCAACTGTGCTAATTTTTTCTGAATTTCCTCTTTTTTGCGAGGTTTTTTTCCAGTTTTCCAATCGACAATAGTATATTGTTTCGACCGATCCGCCCCATCGAGACCCCCGAAGAACACCGCGTCGAGCTTGCCGTTGACGATGGTGCCCAATTGCGGCACGTTGACGACGATTTGCCGTTCCGCCCACGCGGGCTTGCGCCGTGCCCATGTCGACGTTGCGAGACGCTGTTGCCAATCGAATATCCCGTTATTGTCTGCCCCATTATCGTCTTGATTGTCTTGCGATTGCGCCGCATTGTTGCGTCGCAGCTCGGCAAGCATCGCCAATCGCGATTCAGCTACGCGAGTACCGCCATTGCCGCTCGCGCCAACGCCAATGCCGGCATCATTCGCATCGGCCATGATGAACCGTTCCGCCCAAGCATGGAACTGCGTGCCCAGTTGCGCGGCCGGAGACGCTACGTTCGGTATCGGACGCACCAGCCCACGCCAGTAAGTGCGGGCGCCACGCTCGTCCATCATGCCTGCGCGCGCCTGCAGCGAGGTGACGTTCTGACGACCGGACGCAAGAATCCTCTCGCCCTTCGCACGCACCGCGCTGTCGAACGCATCCTGCGACGCCTCTCCAAGCATGTCAGGCATGAGATTGCTGTCGGCCACCAGCAATTGCGCGCATCGCAGCAGCGAAGCACCCGTATTTTCGCAACGCCCAGCACCTTCGCCACCGACAGGCTCGCCAACTTGCCCGCCGGCCCGTTCGCCAGCCCGCCCATCAGTCTGCCCGCCAGCATTGTTCATCGCCGAATCCACCTGCAACGCAGACAAACGCAACGTCTGCAGGGTCTCATCGCTCAACTCGCACGGCCATGGCAGGAACTGGTTGCCTTCCGACGGCTCGAGCGGCGCATTCCAAGCGTCGCCGACCACCGCATCTTCAAAATCGCGGGCATGCTCGCCCACAAAAAATCCATCCGGCAACGGCGCATCGATCGAATGCAGACTGGTCATGCCGTTTTCGGAGGAATCGACATCCTCAACTTCCGCAATATCGGCCAGGTTGCTCGGCTCAGCCGCTCTGGAAACGATATTGAGCATGGAATCGCGCACTTCCACTAGGAAATTCGACGGTTTGGACACACGTTTGCGATCGCCCACGGCACGCGGATCACGGCTTTCCGCATTCGTTGCGCTGCAGGTGAGCAGCGCCTCATGACGGGCGCGAGTCAACGCCACATACGCGAGGCGACGCTCGTCGGCATGCAACCGACGGCCATACTCCTCGATTTGCGTCAAATACAGTCCGTCCGGATCAATACCTTCCATGTCATCGACGCTCATATTCCGCAAGGTGCCGAACACTTCGTCGTCAATGATTTCCGCATCCTCCAGCATTTCCAACGCTTCCAACGGATTTCCACCCACAAGCGCGTCATGGGGGAATCGCGGCAGAATATCGGCGTCCACACGCACCGGAACCGGCACCGCAGCAGGATCGGTCAGCCACGTTTTGGCGGTCTCATGATATTCGGGCGGCGTCCACACGCCATCCTGGAAACCGTTGAGATGCTCTTCATCAACGACCACACGCAGATCGCTGCCCTTGTTGGTGGGGAATCCGCCATCGGTCATGCCGACCACGGCCACGGCATCCCATTCAAGGCCCTTCGACTGGTGTACGGTCATCAGCACCACGTCGACAGGCACATCGGGAGCCACCGCGTGCTCCTCGCGTGCGTCGCGCAGCGAATCCGCCCATGAGATGAACGCGCGCAGGCTCGGCGTTCCCTGCGACGCGATCTCCTGCATATACGTGTCGACGAGCTTCAGCAACGCATCGATCGGCGATTTGGCGAGCGCCACCCGGGATGCGGCGAGCGTGGCATCGGCCTGACCGCCGCGCATATGCTCGGCCAGCTGCATGTCGATATCGAGATTCAATGCGACGATGGCCTCACGAACCACTTCCGGCAACGGGTGGCCAAGCATGCGCTGCACCTGACGGATCGCATCCGCGGCGCGAAGCACTTCCTTCGTCCCCTCACGACTCACCCTGCCGTCAATGAGTTCCGCGAGATCGTCACGCAACATGAGGTCCACAAGGAAAACCGCATTCGGCACTTGATCTC
This window of the Bifidobacterium pseudocatenulatum DSM 20438 = JCM 1200 = LMG 10505 genome carries:
- a CDS encoding ATP-dependent DNA helicase; the encoded protein is MSGTMKFTDSPEQAAVVQAPSYADVVVVAGAGSGKTYTMTRRIITLIEQGVSPEKILGLTFTRKAASELLSRVSAAVTRDQRERGLKSANMTFLKPEVSTYDAFFQSIVRQYGLLVGFDQNTQPLSEAGAMQLIHTVLDRHMDDLMAFDGDLKSFNTIAGNVFALSNAISGAMIGGDCTSFDEAVQRVRDWDEAFVEQIAKALDGETVPTEEPKSPKLPKRLKKDSDADYEKKLEKYRELGHDMCVFNSAQLAFVAKQRDLLLDLVLDYHAEKRACNMAEFSDFTIAAFQLVSRFPSIGAAYRKRYSHVLLDEYQDTSTTQAALLSALFHADDTHRSAVSAVGDPFQSIYAWRGASPGAFRMLQHDFGMDATSRPFALTVTRRNSRMVLEAANNLTKPLRLPARRLSSSLMREVDVPALVNTDEAPEGTVGVLAFDTFGQEVDAVVRFAKHAIALHTPSSRDLDNGMKDNRPHVAVLFRSKGIMSQFAEALERAGLTTLVVGRSALLERPAVQDVFALLRVVSDHTDSAALMRLLATPRFSISANDLQALADTAEQVNTMCRYRALVSAGIVQEQSNKEEKPENLGIYGVTPKSGPSDAEIRAIVREYRDQVPNAVFLVDLMLRDDLAELIDGRVSREGTKEVLRAADAIRQVQRMLGHPLPEVVREAIVALNLDIDMQLAEHMRGGQADATLAASRVALAKSPIDALLKLVDTYMQEIASQGTPSLRAFISWADSLRDAREEHAVAPDVPVDVVLMTVHQSKGLEWDAVAVVGMTDGGFPTNKGSDLRVVVDEEHLNGFQDGVWTPPEYHETAKTWLTDPAAVPVPVRVDADILPRFPHDALVGGNPLEALEMLEDAEIIDDEVFGTLRNMSVDDMEGIDPDGLYLTQIEEYGRRLHADERRLAYVALTRARHEALLTCSATNAESRDPRAVGDRKRVSKPSNFLVEVRDSMLNIVSRAAEPSNLADIAEVEDVDSSENGMTSLHSIDAPLPDGFFVGEHARDFEDAVVGDAWNAPLEPSEGNQFLPWPCELSDETLQTLRLSALQVDSAMNNAGGQTDGRAGERAGGQVGEPVGGEGAGRCENTGASLLRCAQLLVADSNLMPDMLGEASQDAFDSAVRAKGERILASGRQNVTSLQARAGMMDERGARTYWRGLVRPIPNVASPAAQLGTQFHAWAERFIMADANDAGIGVGASGNGGTRVAESRLAMLAELRRNNAAQSQDNQDDNGADNNGIFDWQQRLATSTWARRKPAWAERQIVVNVPQLGTIVNGKLDAVFFGGLDGADRSKQYTIVDWKTGKKPRKKEEIQKKLAQLDMYRILLSAMEGVPLTAIDACLYYLSEPIEGDRQLNAADKTEEEILAELSYGIPEQSDND